The genomic window GTGTCACGGTGGCCGAGCTGCGCGTGCTGGCCGAGCAGCTCGGCCGCTCGCACGAGCTGGCCGCGGGGCTGTGGGCCTCCGGCGTCCACGAGGCGCGCATCCTCGCGAGCTTGGTCGAGGACCCGGCCGCGGTGACCGGGCGGCAGCTCGACGAGTGGGCGGCCGCGTTCGACTCGTGGGACCTGTGCGACCAGGTCTGCCAGAACCTGGTCCGGCACACCCCGTTCGCCTGGGAGCGCGCACTGGCGTGGAGCGCGCGCCCCGAGCCGTTCGTGAAGCGGGCCGGCTTCGCCGTCATGGCCGGCCTCGCGGTCGCCGACGAGCGGTCGGGCGACGAGCGGTTCGAGCCGTTCCTGCGCGCGGTCGCCGAGCGGGCCGACGACGACCGGCCGCTCGTCCGCAAGGGCGCGAGCTGGGCGCTGCGCCAGATCGGCAAGCGCAGCCCCGGCCTGCGCGCCCGTGCCGTCGAGACGGCGCAGCAGCTGCGGTCGGGGGGCCGCGGCGCGCGCTGGGTGGGCACGGACGCCCTGCGGGAGCTGGAGCGACGCAGTCCCCGGTAGATGGTGAGCCCGGTCACTGGCACGATGCGGCCATGCGCGGGCTCATGCAGGACTTCCCCCTCACCATCGACGCGATCTTCCGGCACGTCGAGCAGCACTACGGCGACGGGACCATCGCGACCAACAGCCCCACCGGCGTCACGAAGGTGACCTACGCCGAGTGGGCCGAGCGCACCCGCAAGCTGGGCGGCGTCCTCGACACGCTGGGGATCAGCGCCGACGGCCGGGTGGGCACCTTCGGGTGGAACAGCCAGCGCCACCTCGAGCTGTACTTCGCCGCACCGTCGACCGGGCGCGTCCTGCACACCCTCAACATCCGGCTCTTCCCGGAGCAGCTGACCTACATCGCCAACCACGCCGAGGACGAGGTCGTCTTCGTCGACCGCTCGGTGCTGCCGCTGTTCTGGCCGCTCGTGGACACGATGAAGACCGTGCAGCACGTCGTGATCATGGACGACGGCAGCGACAACGAGATCCCCGACGACCCGCGCGTCTCC from Geodermatophilus normandii includes these protein-coding regions:
- a CDS encoding DNA alkylation repair protein, which gives rise to MDAAEVLGRLRALADPARLAGMARHGVGGAETLGVTVAELRVLAEQLGRSHELAAGLWASGVHEARILASLVEDPAAVTGRQLDEWAAAFDSWDLCDQVCQNLVRHTPFAWERALAWSARPEPFVKRAGFAVMAGLAVADERSGDERFEPFLRAVAERADDDRPLVRKGASWALRQIGKRSPGLRARAVETAQQLRSGGRGARWVGTDALRELERRSPR